From the genome of Streptococcus lutetiensis, one region includes:
- the yfmF gene encoding EF-P 5-aminopentanol modification-associated protein YfmF has translation MKIVDGVELHLIKNEKFKMNHITFRFSGDFNQKTVARRVLVAQILATANAEYPTAQRFRERLASLYGATLSTKVSTKGLVHIIDIELSFMKNRYTMAKENLLEEVIEFLYQVLFSPLVTVEQYQSKLFELEQANLINYLKADKDDSFYSSELGLKKLFFTNPASQTSKYGTAELAVVENSYTAFQEFQKMLREDRLDIFLLGEFDDYRMLQLFNRFPFEDRQKDLVFDYQQEFSNIVQEKLEVREVNQSVLQLGYSFPTRYGDKDYFTLLVFNGLFGGFAHSCLFTEIREKEGLAYTIGSHFDIFTGLLNVYAGIDKKNRNRAMQLINRQFSTIRTGRFSEALLKQTKKMLQVNLKLAGDSPKVLIERSYNGQYLKNHYSVDDMIDNIDKVNKADVMQLTKNIKLQALYFLEGK, from the coding sequence ATGAAAATAGTTGATGGTGTTGAATTACATCTAATCAAAAATGAAAAATTCAAAATGAACCACATTACCTTTCGGTTTTCTGGGGATTTTAATCAAAAAACGGTTGCGAGACGTGTTTTAGTGGCTCAAATTTTGGCAACTGCTAACGCCGAATACCCAACTGCTCAGCGCTTTAGAGAACGCTTGGCAAGCTTATACGGAGCCACTTTATCAACTAAAGTGTCAACGAAGGGACTAGTTCACATTATTGATATTGAATTATCATTTATGAAAAATCGATATACAATGGCTAAGGAAAATCTTTTAGAAGAAGTGATTGAATTTTTATATCAAGTTCTTTTCTCACCTCTTGTAACAGTTGAGCAATATCAGTCTAAATTATTTGAGCTTGAGCAAGCAAATTTAATTAATTATTTAAAAGCTGATAAGGATGATAGTTTTTATAGTAGTGAGCTAGGTCTTAAAAAACTTTTCTTTACGAACCCAGCTTCTCAAACATCAAAATATGGAACAGCTGAATTAGCAGTTGTTGAAAATTCTTACACAGCTTTTCAAGAATTTCAAAAGATGCTTCGTGAAGATCGTTTGGATATCTTTTTATTAGGGGAGTTTGATGATTATCGCATGTTACAATTATTCAATCGATTTCCTTTTGAAGACCGTCAAAAAGATTTAGTATTTGACTACCAACAAGAATTTAGCAACATTGTTCAAGAAAAATTAGAAGTCAGAGAAGTTAATCAATCTGTTTTGCAGTTAGGTTATTCTTTTCCAACTAGATATGGTGACAAGGATTACTTTACACTTCTTGTCTTTAATGGCTTGTTTGGAGGTTTTGCTCATTCTTGCTTATTTACAGAGATTCGTGAGAAAGAAGGACTTGCTTATACTATTGGAAGTCATTTTGATATCTTTACAGGTTTACTGAATGTTTACGCTGGTATTGATAAGAAGAATCGCAATCGAGCGATGCAATTAATTAATAGACAATTTTCAACGATTAGGACAGGTCGCTTTTCAGAAGCACTCCTTAAACAAACGAAGAAAATGCTGCAAGTTAATTTAAAATTGGCAGGAGACTCTCCAAAAGTATTGATTGAACGTAGTTACAATGGTCAATATTTGAAGAATCATTACAGCGTTGACGATATGATTGACAACATTGACAAGGTTAATAAAGCTGATGTGATGCAACTAACTAAAAATATTAAACTGCAAGCACTGTATTTTTTGGAGGGAAAGTAA
- the recF gene encoding DNA replication/repair protein RecF (All proteins in this family for which functions are known are DNA-binding proteins that assist the filamentation of RecA onto DNA for the initiation of recombination or recombinational repair.), producing the protein MWIQKIALKNYRNYLTNELEFFPGLNVFIGKNAQGKTNFLEAIYFLSLTRSHRTRSDKELIHFQEKELRVSGILQRSSGTVPLEINLSSKGRVTKVNHLKQAKLSDYIGVMTVVLFAPEDLQLIKGAPSLRRKFIDIDLGQIKPIYLSDLSNYNHVLKQRNTYLKTAEKVDINFLAVLDEQLADFGSRVMEHRLDFVSNLEKEADRYHYAISNGLEHLKIRYLSSVPFQEKSEIKEYFLKTLEKNRKRDIFKKNTGAGPHRDDLEFFINDMPANFGSQGQHRSLILSLKMAEIELIKNVTGDYPILLLDDVMSELDNYRQTELLKMIIAENVQTFITTTSLEHLSKLPEELKIFTVNQGTIEEN; encoded by the coding sequence ATGTGGATTCAAAAAATAGCCTTAAAAAATTATCGTAATTATTTAACCAATGAGCTTGAATTTTTTCCCGGGCTAAATGTCTTTATCGGGAAAAACGCTCAAGGAAAAACAAATTTCTTAGAAGCTATTTATTTCTTATCTTTAACACGTAGCCACCGTACACGTTCCGACAAAGAGCTGATTCACTTTCAAGAAAAAGAACTTCGTGTCTCAGGTATTCTGCAACGCTCAAGTGGGACAGTTCCTTTGGAAATCAATCTATCAAGTAAAGGACGAGTCACTAAAGTTAATCACCTCAAACAAGCTAAATTATCCGACTATATCGGAGTGATGACAGTCGTCTTATTTGCACCTGAAGATTTACAACTCATCAAAGGAGCTCCGAGTTTACGTCGTAAGTTTATTGATATTGATTTAGGTCAAATCAAACCTATCTACCTATCTGATTTGTCTAATTACAATCATGTCCTTAAACAACGTAACACTTATCTGAAGACCGCTGAAAAAGTTGACATCAACTTTTTAGCAGTCCTTGATGAGCAATTAGCTGATTTTGGTAGTCGCGTAATGGAACATCGCTTAGATTTCGTCTCTAATCTCGAAAAAGAAGCCGACCGCTATCACTATGCCATCTCTAATGGCCTAGAACATTTGAAAATTCGCTATCTATCATCTGTGCCATTCCAAGAAAAAAGTGAAATCAAAGAATACTTCTTAAAAACATTGGAAAAGAATCGCAAACGTGATATCTTCAAAAAAAATACTGGTGCTGGACCTCATCGTGATGATTTGGAATTTTTCATCAATGACATGCCTGCCAATTTTGGTAGCCAAGGACAACACCGTAGTTTGATTTTATCTCTTAAGATGGCTGAAATTGAACTCATTAAGAATGTCACTGGTGATTATCCAATTCTACTTCTTGACGATGTCATGAGTGAATTAGATAACTACCGACAAACAGAATTGTTAAAAATGATTATTGCTGAAAATGTTCAAACCTTTATCACAACGACAAGTCTTGAACACCTTTCTAAACTTCCAGAAGAGTTGAAAATTTTCACTGTTAATCAAGGAACTATTGAAGAAAACTAA
- the yfmH gene encoding EF-P 5-aminopentanol modification-associated protein YfmH has translation MTKLVEKVFPELGETLYTAVLENGLKVFLIPKTDFQESCGMLVVNFGSLDNKFTLDKSEKCYENGIAHFLEHKLFELEDGQDVSELFTNAGANSNAFTTFDKTCFYFSTIDHLNENLDLLQHFVADTAFTDESIEREKSIISQEIDMYQDDADYRLYQGILENLYPQTALAQDIAGTQESIANISVVDLKENHDVFYSPQEMTLLVVGNFDKEDIFKQIQESQKEKNKAAHHLERQELDYESVVPKASVQMEVTQPKLAIGLRGPILPEGESTLRQELALRLFFAMILGWTSRCYQELYENGQIDDSFDFEIEVYQNFQFLIISLDTSVPIAMATNLRQYLSKVAMSSDLEDLSEEHFEIVKKELYGDFFKSLDSIDNLSAQFINHLADEETYLAVPKLLKTLSFKEVLKRANDFLSQSDATEFTILPK, from the coding sequence GTGACGAAATTAGTTGAAAAAGTTTTCCCTGAACTTGGTGAAACTTTATATACTGCTGTACTGGAAAATGGATTGAAAGTTTTTTTGATTCCTAAGACTGATTTTCAAGAGTCTTGTGGCATGTTGGTTGTTAATTTTGGTTCCCTTGACAATAAGTTTACACTAGATAAAAGTGAAAAATGCTATGAGAATGGGATTGCTCACTTTCTAGAACATAAGTTGTTTGAATTAGAAGATGGGCAAGATGTTTCTGAGCTATTTACAAACGCCGGTGCCAACAGTAATGCCTTTACAACCTTTGATAAAACATGTTTCTATTTTTCAACGATAGATCATTTAAATGAAAACTTAGACTTGTTGCAGCATTTTGTGGCAGATACTGCTTTTACAGATGAGTCAATTGAGCGAGAAAAATCGATTATCAGTCAAGAGATTGACATGTATCAAGACGATGCGGATTATCGACTTTATCAAGGAATTCTTGAAAATTTATATCCTCAAACGGCTCTTGCTCAAGATATTGCTGGAACTCAAGAAAGTATTGCTAACATTTCAGTAGTGGATTTGAAAGAAAACCATGATGTCTTTTATTCTCCGCAGGAGATGACACTTTTAGTCGTTGGTAATTTTGATAAGGAGGACATCTTTAAGCAAATTCAAGAAAGTCAAAAAGAAAAAAATAAGGCAGCTCATCATCTTGAGCGACAAGAATTGGATTACGAATCTGTTGTGCCGAAGGCATCTGTTCAAATGGAAGTGACACAACCTAAATTAGCTATTGGCTTAAGAGGTCCTATTTTACCAGAAGGGGAATCTACTTTACGTCAAGAATTAGCTTTGAGGTTATTTTTTGCAATGATTTTGGGTTGGACCTCAAGATGTTATCAAGAACTTTATGAAAATGGTCAGATTGATGACTCATTTGATTTTGAGATTGAAGTTTATCAAAATTTCCAATTTTTGATTATTTCTCTAGATACGTCAGTGCCGATTGCTATGGCAACAAATTTGCGACAATATTTAAGCAAAGTAGCAATGTCTAGTGATTTGGAGGATTTGTCAGAAGAACATTTTGAAATTGTTAAAAAAGAATTGTATGGAGACTTTTTCAAGAGTCTAGATTCAATTGATAACCTTTCGGCGCAATTTATCAATCATCTTGCTGATGAGGAAACTTATTTAGCAGTTCCTAAATTATTAAAGACTTTAAGTTTTAAAGAAGTTCTTAAAAGAGCAAATGATTTCTTAAGTCAATCAGACGCGACAGAATTCACAATCCTTCCAAAATAA
- the pgsA gene encoding CDP-diacylglycerol--glycerol-3-phosphate 3-phosphatidyltransferase: protein MKIDFTKKENIPNLLTLGRIILIPVFILILCIWNSVAGHAVAAVVFALASITDYLDGYLARKWKVVTNFGKFADPLADKMLVMTAFIMLVELGMVPAWIAAIIICRELAVTGLRLLLVENGGTVLAAAMPGKIKTFTQMFSIIFLLLHFSMIGTLLLYVALIFTIYSGYDYFKGAGFLFKDTFK from the coding sequence ATGAAAATCGATTTTACAAAAAAAGAAAACATTCCTAATTTGTTAACATTAGGTCGTATTATTTTGATTCCAGTATTTATCTTGATTCTTTGTATTTGGAATAGCGTGGCTGGACATGCTGTTGCAGCAGTTGTTTTTGCGCTAGCAAGTATTACAGACTATTTAGATGGATACCTTGCAAGAAAATGGAAAGTTGTTACAAACTTTGGTAAATTTGCTGATCCATTGGCTGATAAAATGTTGGTGATGACAGCATTTATTATGTTAGTTGAATTGGGAATGGTTCCTGCGTGGATTGCTGCGATTATTATTTGTCGTGAGTTAGCAGTAACTGGTCTTCGTTTACTACTTGTTGAAAATGGTGGAACAGTTTTAGCAGCTGCTATGCCTGGTAAAATCAAAACATTTACTCAAATGTTTTCAATTATTTTCTTACTTTTGCATTTTTCAATGATTGGAACACTTTTGCTTTATGTCGCTTTGATTTTCACAATTTACTCAGGATATGATTATTTCAAAGGGGCAGGATTCCTCTTTAAGGATACATTTAAATGA
- the yaaA gene encoding S4 domain-containing protein YaaA: protein MEYKLFDDYITLQALLKELGIIQSGGAIKGYLAETTVLFNGKDEKRRGKKIRLGDVVSIPEDGITIDIITPTDEEKKEHLEALAEKARVAAIVKELNAKNKKDKKQNQAKKQAKPTKEHKRVRFPGT, encoded by the coding sequence ATGGAATACAAATTATTTGATGACTATATTACTTTACAAGCTTTATTAAAGGAACTGGGTATTATCCAAAGTGGTGGTGCTATTAAAGGATACTTAGCAGAAACAACTGTCCTATTCAATGGTAAAGACGAAAAACGTCGTGGTAAAAAAATTCGTCTCGGTGATGTTGTAAGCATTCCAGAAGACGGCATCACTATCGATATTATCACGCCAACAGACGAAGAAAAGAAAGAACATCTTGAAGCCTTAGCTGAAAAAGCTCGTGTTGCTGCTATCGTTAAAGAATTAAACGCTAAAAATAAAAAAGATAAGAAACAAAATCAAGCGAAAAAACAAGCAAAGCCAACTAAAGAACACAAACGCGTTCGCTTCCCAGGAACTTAA
- a CDS encoding energy-coupling factor ABC transporter ATP-binding protein, whose amino-acid sequence MTNSIDVKHLKFKYTDHQEHYTLDDLSFHVKQGEWLSIIGHNGSGKSTTVRLIDGLLAAESGQIFVEGELLTEENVWNIRHKIGMVFQNPDNQFVGATVEDDVAFGLENKGIPLEEMQARVKEVLELVGMSAFADREPAHLSGGQKQRVAIAGAIAMRPNIIILDEATSMLDPEGRLELIQTIKEIRDQYNMTVVSITHDLDEVALSDRVLVMKKGKVESSSTPRELFARGEELLTLGLDIPFSANLISTLKDKGFEFTENYLTEKELEDQLWELLLKA is encoded by the coding sequence ATGACAAATAGTATTGACGTCAAACATTTAAAATTCAAATATACTGATCATCAAGAACATTACACCTTAGATGATTTATCGTTTCACGTGAAACAGGGAGAATGGTTATCCATTATTGGCCATAATGGTTCAGGAAAATCAACTACAGTTCGCTTAATTGATGGGCTTTTAGCTGCTGAATCAGGTCAAATCTTTGTTGAAGGGGAACTGTTAACTGAAGAAAACGTGTGGAACATTCGTCATAAAATTGGAATGGTTTTTCAAAATCCAGATAACCAATTTGTTGGTGCGACAGTTGAAGACGATGTCGCATTTGGGTTAGAAAACAAGGGAATTCCATTAGAAGAGATGCAAGCACGTGTCAAAGAAGTCCTTGAATTAGTTGGCATGTCAGCTTTTGCAGACCGTGAACCAGCTCACTTGTCAGGGGGACAAAAACAACGTGTGGCTATTGCAGGTGCCATTGCCATGCGACCTAATATTATTATTTTGGATGAAGCGACTAGTATGCTTGATCCAGAAGGACGCTTAGAATTAATTCAAACAATCAAAGAGATTCGTGATCAATATAATATGACCGTTGTGTCTATCACGCATGACTTGGATGAGGTTGCGCTTAGTGATCGTGTCTTAGTCATGAAAAAAGGAAAAGTTGAGTCAAGCTCAACCCCACGCGAACTTTTTGCTAGAGGAGAAGAATTATTGACTTTGGGATTGGATATTCCTTTTTCAGCCAATCTTATCTCTACTTTAAAAGACAAAGGGTTTGAATTTACAGAGAATTATCTTACGGAAAAGGAATTAGAAGATCAGTTATGGGAATTACTCTTGAAGGCGTAA
- a CDS encoding energy-coupling factor transporter transmembrane component T family protein codes for MDKLILGRYVPGDSLIHRLDPRSKLLSMILYIIIVFWANNLVTNLLMIAFTLGVVFLSKIKLSFFLKGVRPMIGIILFTTLFQMFFTHGGETYFQFGILKITSYGFNQAILIFMRFVLIIFFSTLLTLTTTPLSLADAVESLLKPFVRFKVPAHEIGLMLSLSLRFVPTLMDDTTRIMKAQRARGVDFGEGNLIQKVKSIIPILIPLFASSFKRADALALAMEARGYQGGDGRTKYRILQWKIKDSVTILLVIILGILLFLFSN; via the coding sequence ATGGATAAATTAATACTTGGTCGTTATGTACCTGGAGATTCGTTAATTCACCGTTTAGATCCTCGTAGTAAACTTCTTTCAATGATTTTATACATTATCATTGTTTTCTGGGCGAATAACCTTGTGACCAATCTATTGATGATTGCTTTTACTTTAGGGGTTGTCTTCCTATCGAAGATTAAACTTAGCTTCTTCTTAAAGGGAGTTCGTCCAATGATTGGAATTATTTTATTCACGACCCTGTTTCAAATGTTCTTTACACACGGTGGTGAGACCTATTTCCAATTTGGTATTTTGAAAATTACTAGCTATGGGTTTAATCAAGCAATATTAATTTTCATGCGTTTTGTTTTGATTATTTTCTTTTCAACGCTATTAACCTTGACGACAACGCCTTTAAGTCTTGCTGATGCTGTGGAATCATTGTTGAAGCCATTTGTTCGTTTTAAGGTTCCTGCTCACGAAATTGGCTTAATGCTGTCTTTGAGCTTACGTTTTGTCCCAACATTGATGGATGATACGACACGTATTATGAAAGCTCAGCGAGCACGTGGGGTTGATTTTGGTGAAGGAAATCTCATTCAAAAGGTTAAATCAATCATTCCAATCCTTATTCCGCTCTTTGCTTCAAGTTTTAAACGTGCAGATGCTTTAGCTCTTGCCATGGAAGCACGTGGCTATCAAGGCGGAGATGGGCGTACAAAATACCGAATTTTACAATGGAAAATCAAAGATTCGGTGACCATTTTGCTTGTCATAATTTTAGGAATTCTCTTATTTTTGTTTTCGAACTAA
- a CDS encoding energy-coupling factor transporter ATPase: protein MGITLEGVNYTYQAGTPFEGRALFDINLTIKEGSYTAFIGHTGSGKSTIMQLLNGLNIPTEGAVIVDDIKIKANSKNKEIKPVRKKVGLVFQFPESQLFEETVLKDVAFGPQNFGVSIGEAEQLAREKLAMVGIHEEFFEKNPFELSGGQMRRVAIAGILAMEPEILVLDEPTAGLDPKGRRELMTLFKELHQNGMTIVLVTHLMDDVANYADYVNVLEGGKLVRSGYPKEVFQDVAFLESKQLGVPKITKFAQQLVKRGLHLETLPITIDEFAEVVKHG, encoded by the coding sequence ATGGGAATTACTCTTGAAGGCGTAAATTACACATATCAAGCGGGGACACCTTTTGAAGGGCGTGCCCTTTTTGACATTAATCTTACTATAAAAGAAGGCTCATATACGGCTTTTATCGGTCATACAGGGTCAGGTAAGTCAACAATTATGCAACTTTTAAATGGTCTTAACATCCCTACAGAAGGGGCTGTCATTGTTGATGATATTAAGATTAAGGCAAACTCAAAAAATAAGGAAATAAAACCCGTCCGTAAAAAGGTTGGACTGGTCTTTCAATTTCCTGAAAGCCAACTTTTTGAAGAAACAGTTCTTAAAGATGTGGCATTTGGACCACAAAATTTTGGTGTTTCTATAGGAGAAGCTGAACAGTTAGCACGTGAAAAACTTGCTATGGTAGGAATTCATGAAGAATTTTTTGAAAAGAATCCTTTTGAGCTATCTGGTGGTCAAATGCGTCGTGTGGCTATTGCTGGGATTCTAGCTATGGAACCAGAGATTTTGGTTTTAGATGAACCGACTGCTGGCCTAGACCCTAAGGGACGCCGTGAATTAATGACTTTATTTAAAGAATTGCATCAAAATGGCATGACAATTGTTTTAGTGACTCATTTAATGGATGATGTTGCCAATTATGCTGATTATGTTAATGTTCTTGAAGGTGGCAAACTGGTCCGCTCAGGCTACCCTAAAGAAGTCTTCCAAGATGTTGCATTTCTTGAAAGTAAACAACTTGGTGTTCCTAAAATTACAAAATTTGCTCAACAACTTGTTAAACGCGGCTTACATTTAGAAACTTTACCAATTACTATAGATGAATTTGCAGAGGTGGTGAAACATGGATAA
- a CDS encoding FUSC family protein: protein MHFYQLLQLDPLTLKQKIHDVDNKKQKLQLIACLFIRAILLVSFAIFWISSLNFIFGKDTSSFSLILFCILLTLRFVPFGYRVGHSLVGLGIVFIILWLAPFISLIAYPFIQFILHFICLLLLFFITGKEPQMGNPGLYSFSYLYLIGTVHYISNTQVVHSFFILLFSYGLFAIIFYHKHKFSNENISFIHIIKENRHINNKNIWYFYYAFGISLLLFLGTYLRIDRFMWSTFACSSLFSGYNTFKISERAKERVIGIFGGSILSGLLLLLIPINYLGMLGGICLGFCATYKNKTIFNCIGAITSATLIFGLKTTVLLRITLNLLGVGYAFLYHLIFVNITGSLMKKGKKRLGKN, encoded by the coding sequence ATGCACTTTTACCAACTATTACAATTAGATCCTCTAACCTTAAAGCAAAAGATACATGATGTTGATAATAAGAAACAAAAACTTCAGCTTATAGCTTGTCTTTTTATAAGAGCAATTTTATTAGTCTCCTTTGCTATTTTTTGGATAAGCTCTCTAAATTTTATATTTGGTAAAGATACTTCATCGTTTTCACTTATTCTATTTTGTATTCTATTAACTTTACGTTTTGTACCATTTGGCTATAGAGTAGGTCATTCTCTAGTAGGATTAGGAATTGTTTTTATTATACTTTGGTTAGCTCCGTTCATTTCTTTAATAGCTTATCCATTTATCCAATTCATACTTCATTTCATTTGTTTATTGCTTTTATTTTTTATCACCGGTAAAGAGCCCCAAATGGGTAACCCCGGATTATACTCCTTTTCCTATCTATATTTAATTGGAACAGTACACTATATATCCAATACTCAAGTAGTACATTCCTTTTTTATTTTATTATTTTCTTATGGACTTTTTGCTATCATCTTCTATCATAAACATAAATTTTCAAATGAAAACATTTCCTTTATTCATATAATAAAAGAAAATAGACATATAAATAACAAAAATATTTGGTATTTTTACTATGCGTTCGGAATTAGTTTATTACTCTTTCTAGGAACTTATTTACGAATTGATAGATTTATGTGGTCGACTTTTGCTTGTTCCTCTCTATTTTCTGGATATAACACTTTTAAAATTTCTGAAAGAGCAAAAGAGCGAGTTATTGGAATCTTTGGAGGATCAATTTTATCAGGGTTACTTCTGCTTCTTATTCCAATAAATTATCTTGGAATGTTAGGCGGAATATGCTTAGGATTTTGTGCAACATATAAAAACAAAACGATTTTTAATTGTATTGGAGCAATCACTTCAGCAACATTAATATTTGGACTAAAAACAACGGTACTCCTACGAATAACACTTAACTTATTAGGAGTAGGGTATGCTTTTTTATATCATCTTATATTCGTAAATATTACTGGGTCTTTAATGAAAAAAGGAAAAAAGAGGTTGGGCAAAAACTAG
- a CDS encoding IS30 family transposase, producing MIEHWPQEGLSNREIARRLAKAPQTIHNEVKRGQVRQQVRKGKFEVIYSADFAQKAYQNNRKRSVKQVSLTKGLKEKITHYIEQKYSPEMMVKSKGIPVPISTIYYWIHHGHLGLTKADMLYPRQEKAKKKHASPNFKPAGKSIEERPESINKRENIGDFEIDTVIQTRAKNECLLTLTDRKSRYQIIRVIPDKSAASVNQALKAILKDYQMNSITADNGAEFSRLAEVFDPTHIYYAHPYSSWERGTNENHNRLIRRWLPKGSKNATQQQVAFIENWINNYPKKLFNYKSPKEFLQAG from the coding sequence ATGATTGAACATTGGCCTCAAGAAGGGCTCTCAAATCGTGAAATCGCTAGGAGATTAGCTAAAGCTCCTCAAACCATTCACAACGAAGTCAAACGTGGTCAGGTTAGACAACAAGTGCGTAAAGGAAAATTTGAAGTGATCTACTCAGCTGATTTTGCTCAAAAAGCCTATCAAAACAATCGCAAACGTTCTGTTAAACAAGTCTCCCTAACCAAGGGACTCAAAGAAAAGATAACTCACTACATCGAACAGAAATACTCTCCCGAGATGATGGTAAAGTCAAAAGGGATACCTGTTCCCATCTCCACCATTTACTACTGGATTCATCATGGACACTTAGGATTGACCAAGGCTGATATGCTTTATCCTCGACAAGAGAAAGCTAAGAAAAAGCATGCTAGTCCCAATTTTAAGCCAGCTGGAAAGTCTATTGAGGAACGACCAGAAAGTATTAATAAGCGTGAGAATATCGGTGATTTTGAAATTGATACGGTTATTCAAACACGGGCAAAAAACGAGTGTCTGTTGACTCTAACCGATAGAAAGAGTCGTTATCAAATCATTCGAGTCATTCCCGATAAGTCCGCGGCTTCAGTCAATCAAGCTCTGAAAGCAATCCTCAAGGATTATCAAATGAATTCTATCACAGCTGATAACGGGGCTGAGTTCAGTCGTTTAGCGGAAGTTTTTGACCCTACTCATATCTATTATGCCCACCCGTATTCTTCTTGGGAGCGTGGTACTAATGAGAATCATAATAGACTCATCCGGCGTTGGTTGCCTAAGGGAAGCAAAAATGCGACTCAACAACAAGTCGCATTTATTGAAAACTGGATTAACAACTATCCAAAGAAACTATTCAATTATAAATCTCCTAAAGAGTTTTTACAGGCTGGCTAA
- a CDS encoding helix-turn-helix domain-containing protein — MREETIGEILRKGRVAKNLTLEDVEEKTAIPSPHLLALELEKFKLIPKDEVETYLQQYAELVDVDAAELLKRYRAQVFASSIETAPVVAEDEKIIIVPSHKKVAKTAPVSVSKPKPETEQTDDFGVGSRSSRYKSSEKTATYLPIILLCLVALGILAFVSFVTWTQLQSDSNQAKPSYSVVHSSSSSSSSTPESSSTSESSSSEEKSLKMETEGGGSNLTVNLSNVTDSLTVDISLAGADSSWVSVSNSEAGDAGTLLSSTGVSSYSATLPAGTKTSVITLGVTAGVNVSINGQAVDTSALTSTTLSYITINIQ; from the coding sequence ATGAGAGAAGAAACGATTGGTGAAATCTTAAGAAAAGGTCGAGTTGCCAAAAACTTGACACTAGAAGATGTTGAAGAAAAAACAGCAATTCCTTCACCACATCTTTTAGCATTAGAGTTAGAAAAATTTAAATTAATTCCTAAAGATGAAGTTGAAACTTATCTTCAACAATATGCGGAATTGGTAGATGTAGATGCAGCAGAACTATTAAAGCGCTATCGAGCACAAGTATTTGCATCAAGTATTGAAACAGCACCAGTAGTTGCTGAGGATGAGAAAATTATAATCGTACCAAGTCATAAAAAAGTAGCTAAAACAGCTCCAGTTTCAGTTTCTAAACCTAAACCTGAGACTGAACAGACAGATGATTTTGGTGTTGGTTCACGTTCAAGTCGTTATAAAAGTTCAGAAAAAACAGCAACTTATCTTCCGATTATTCTGCTTTGCTTAGTTGCTTTAGGAATTTTAGCTTTTGTTTCATTTGTCACTTGGACACAGCTTCAAAGTGATAGCAATCAAGCAAAACCAAGCTACTCTGTTGTTCACAGTTCATCATCAAGTAGCTCATCAACTCCAGAAAGTTCATCAACCAGTGAATCTTCTTCATCTGAAGAAAAATCATTGAAGATGGAAACTGAAGGAGGCGGAAGCAATTTAACGGTTAATCTATCAAATGTTACAGATAGTTTGACAGTTGACATCAGCTTAGCTGGTGCTGATAGCAGTTGGGTTTCTGTAAGTAATTCAGAAGCTGGCGATGCTGGAACACTTCTTTCTTCAACAGGAGTTTCAAGTTATTCAGCAACACTTCCTGCAGGTACAAAAACATCTGTGATTACACTAGGGGTCACTGCAGGCGTTAACGTTTCAATCAATGGTCAAGCAGTAGATACATCAGCTTTGACAAGCACAACATTAAGTTACATTACAATTAATATTCAATAA